In Temnothorax longispinosus isolate EJ_2023e chromosome 2, Tlon_JGU_v1, whole genome shotgun sequence, one DNA window encodes the following:
- the LOC139808594 gene encoding uncharacterized protein, translating into MAKKTKDRKNARAKSNDKLEALKDLPKCMVVLHNIAVDKDLVQRYQLRFSEKKKEELEHSSPCINTPKNSNWMLKDNVREDNTADETTRITRSCLKKFTEKKNEECTNLKLLNDVSYNRCPKVIQPGFVAQKQQLKRDTSIKSLSNKSYDQISSVSSNTYCSLTQEKIVPVNNKSRRNKKKSTKGKKDRSERKYVDKSVGTSLESVNFDSDGDTYLDAKTLTVTDYNSKMQEISNEAHPVEAPQKSNTECYSIKKHNNDTLYKAAIAGGAVCKVKLEHFPLNIGKNKSVKDVFPNTNNTEDVENKFSGTSEDVKTNFKSKNANLSDNVLTTYNNINGSQDQKEIYARTKSSDTSLTTDSTMQVTGVSEAFVSKPICSTAPETNGTTVLSEFLTTCNKKQCANKTNNNKKKLPKITGNHILPKGTVKIMKVNMSDKSLQNSFSKQVFLEQDRYNTNSNLKQVSCVDNDNTLGSTNILRKKEHYTSEINRSMDMLDMSESTSALNSINLRNENIDNKKLHGTKIDHKNDSLIELRNNNHNNVNANDTDSKTTYEDYTLNHQEQSNKLDDEHESNILQGDKKCNKNFDKSILNKNTSNLMDVDESFNVNGSLILVNKEKLIRQNRKRKAEDTIHMNLISKRRLNRTTWQQNNAACAKSLSQEFNEFSNSDTTVTLESNIVEENNSKEQKTEQDLRERLNKKRSKPSPKLSTSEDKLNNKNNVESKQIDLNNENDISASTSTMKNKKFCRRLFFDEEPVSSKTLDKEKDIQTDLVCSNHMDCPSSPKETQHINQIDKSIYEDTNIRKKYTTGGNKDKDDDDDDDDNDDDDDDDDDDDCISLFAESFDTNLSENAILSEQSKPRRSLYSNVPQVMSFLNEQNKPSKSLHSAVPRVTSTFLNEQNKPSKSLHSDVPRATSTFLSEQNEPSKSLHSDVPYIMTTSSFNKYIKQNATEFNKEYEKFEEDDTEEWNKTDETKREFNNQLRRTTDCVPEIKTVSKIPPLIQNIEMVKSQWVRKNIKNKIPSLVNGYCYTLLKRGICYNQGYCRYMHDLQELVNGIYSEDSGAILDTMKETLESGYSFLCRMIYSKSLQKLTIDQILTMYRMFHTGELLTLSTKNYITNNTITELLNRQMSLKTIVDRLVDYITPITNSNNLTNILRCIEKNIKPNEYWNTVRTLILKVSPDIIPQHIIQKILVECMLNEKFTDIQDVNDNLIRKVRLSTLDKNVIEHFKSLVAGKTANNSHPPAVVVQNFRESLSEPIASQSSHPPAVLVQNFGERLSETIASQSSHPPAVLVQNFGERLSETIASPDGNGSQIESPKRSSTFIDKSTNENEDHIAKVNGESYTLRLIDDLSEARSAYRDHKHLWKFYVDLERFKKGLLHQDYDYVINILKNYSEMQDETTLFVRSCCSILRTEVKRSEYHLANIIRRTVQMGTFNILGKILFEIGLDILTNLVDKEAWGLALWLIQSLHMYNLPYNAEYFLLTAEIYLANKEVIKAYDLLKYQNIICTSRDKWYVKSTISDERVRNKIMHILLDSFCNEFIEHAVFIFQFLLKDQYSQYYPIDLSCYVEKLIILSLSKKDTNLIIEMANLILKYTFALSTTTCRALIATLTHLDEGLARQIYNYAEGIGVYPTMKLWPVTYIIINNDLTEEEIYLIFLQLLKNLMINFGHAIEFAKPQSIKVYLILEIKYTEQLYCAELQNYYNNKAITNLRTLIRNVLKTRFDPPLVLMSSRKGRIYKLQSKSIINYLKTEHCN; encoded by the exons ATGgcaaaaaagacaaaagacAGGAAAAATGCACGGGCAAAAAGTAATGACAAGTTAGAAGCGTTGAAAGACCTTCCTAAGTGTATGGTTGTGTTGCATAACATTGCTGTAGATAAAGATCTAGTTCAACGTTACCAATTGCGTTTctctgaaaagaaaaaagaagagttaGAACATTCGTCACCatgtattaatacacctaaaAATTCTAATTGGATGTTAAAGGATAATGTGCGGGAAGATAATACAGCGGATGAAACTACTCGTATAACAAGAagttgtttgaaaaaatttactgaaaagaaaaacgaagaaTGTACAAATCTTAAACTTTTAAACGACGTGTCGTACAATCGGTGTCCTAAAGTAATTCAACCGGGATTTGTAGCACAAAAGCAGCAATTAAAACGTGATACTAGTATTAAGTCACTTTCGAATAAAAGTTATGACCAAATATCTAGCGTATCTTCGAACACGTATTGCAGTCTCACACAAGAGAAGATTGTgccagtaaataataaaagccgtcgtaataagaaaaaatcaaCAAAAGGGAAGAAAGATAGATCTGAAAGAAAATACGTCGATAAATCAG tagGTACTAGTTTGGAATCGGTTAACTTCGACTCTGATGGTGATACTTATTTGGATGCAAAAACTTTAACTGTTACTGATTATAATAGCAAGATGCAAGAGATATCCAATGAAGCTCATCCGGTGGAAGCTCCACAGAAGTCGAATACAGAATGTTACTCCATCAAAAAGCATAATAATGATACCTTATATAAAGCTGCTATTGCTGGTGGAGCAGTTTGCAAAGTAAAACTGGAACACTTTCCTTTGAACATTGGAAAGAATAAAAGCGTTaaag ATGTATTCccaaatacaaataatacggAAGacgtagaaaataaattttctggaACATCTGAAGACGTTAagacaaattttaaatctaaaaacgCGAATCTTTCTGACAATGTTTTGACcacatataataacataaatggAAGCCAAGATCAAAAAGAAATCTATGCGAGAACGAAATCGAGCGATACATCTCTGACTACAGATAGTACTATGCAGGTAACAGGTGTTTCAGAAGCATTTGTTTCCAAACCCATCTGTTCAACAGCGCCCGAGACTAATGGTACTACGGTACTGTCTGAGTTTCTTAcaacatgtaataaaaaacaatgtgcaaataagacaaataataacaaaaagaaactACCAAAAATAACTGGAAATCATATTTTACCAAAAGgtactgtaaaaattatgaaagtaAACATGAGTGATAAGAGCTTACAGAATAGTTTTTCTAAACAAGTTTTTCTAGAACAAGATAGATATAATACTAATAGCAATTTGAAGCAAGTTTCTTGCGTTGATAAtgataacacacttggatccACAAACATTctcagaaaaaaagaacattatacATCTGAAATAAATAGATCAATGGATATGTTAGACATGTCAGAGTCTACATCAGCTCTTAATAgcattaatttaagaaatgaaaatatagataataagaAACTACACGGTACAAAAATAGATCATAAAAATGATTCTTTGATAGAATTAAGAAATAACAATCATAATAATGTAAATGCTAATGATACTGATAGTAAAACAACTTATGAAGATTATACTTTGAATCACCAAGaacaatcaaataaattagatGATGAACatgaaagtaatatattacaaggtgataaaaaatgtaacaaaaattttgataaaagcattttaaacAAGAACACTTCAAATCTTATGGATGTAGATGAAAGCTTTAATGTCAACGGATCATTAATACTTGTCAACAAAGAGAAACTTATAAGACAAAATCGAAAGCGTAAAGCAGAAGATACTATACATATGAACTTGATCTCAAAAAGGAGATTAAATAGAACGACTTGGCAGCAGAATAATGCAGCATGTGCTAAATCATTAAGTCaagaatttaatgaattttcaaATAGCGATACAACGGTAACATTAGAATCAAATATAGtcgaagaaaataattccaaagagcaaaaaacagaGCAAGACTTACGTGAacgtttgaataaaaaaagatcaaaacCATCTCCCAAACTATCTACATCTGAAgataagttaaataataaaaataatgtagagTCTAAGCAAATAGATTTAAACAATGAAAATGATATAAGTGCTTCAACAAGTACAatgaaaaacaagaaattttGCAGAAGACTCTTTTTCGATGAAGAACCAGTTTCTAGTAAAACTTTggataaagagaaagatattCAAACGGATCTAGTTTGCAGCAATCACATGGATTGTCCTAGCTCACCGAAAGAAACGCAacatataaatcaaatagataaaagtatttatgaAGATACTAATATacgaaagaaatatacaactggcggaaataaagataaagatgatgatgatgatgatgatgataatgatgatgatgatgatgatgatgatgatgacgatTGCATTTCTCTGTTTGCAGAATCATTTGATACAAATCT CTctgaaaatgcaattttaagtGAACAAAGCAAACCAAGGAGATCTTTATATTCTAATGTACCACAAGTGATGTCATTTTTAAATGAACAAAACAAACCAAGCAAATCTTTACATTCTGCTGTACCACGTGTAACGtctacatttttaaatgaaCAAAACAAACCAAGCAAATCTTTACATTCTGATGTACCACGTGCAACGTCTACATTTTTAAGTGAACAAAACGAACCAAGCAAATCTTTACATTCTGATGTACCATATATAATGACTACTAGCAgttttaataagtatataaaacagaacgCAACAGAATTTAACaaagaatatgaaaaatttgaagaagaTGATACAGAAGAATGGAATAAAACTGATGAGACAAAAAGGGAATTTAACAATCAATTGAGACGGACTACAGATTGTGTACCTGAAATTAAAACTGTATCAAAAATACCACCACTTATCCAAAATATAGAAATGGTAAAATCTCAATGggtgagaaaaaatattaagaacaaAATTCCTAGCCTTGTCAATGGATATTGTTATACGCTATTGAAGAGAGGTATCTGTTACAACCAAGGATACTGTAGATACATGCACGAC TTGCAGGAACTCGTTAATGGAATTTACTCGGAAGATTCTGGAGCGATACTAGATACGATGAAAGAGACATTAGAGTCTGGCTATAGTTTTTTGTGCAGAATGATATATTCTAAGTCATTACAGAAATTAACTATTGACCAAATTTTGACTATGTACCGAATGTTTCATACGGGGGAATTATTAACGCTATCTACAAAGAATTACATCACAAATAATACTATTACAGAGTTATTGAATAGACAAATGTCTTTAAAAACAATCGTGGATCGTTTGGTGGACTACATTACGCCGATTACAAATTCAAACAATCTTACAAACATATTAAGATGTATTGAAAAAAACATCAAACCGAATGAATATTGGAATACTGTGAGAactttaattttgaaagtGTCACCGGACATAATACCACAACATATTATCCAGAAGATATTGGTTGAATGCATGTTGAATGAAAAATTCACTGATATTCAAGATGTTAATGATAACTTGATAAGAAAAGTTCGTTTATCAACATTGGACAAAAACGTGATAGAACACTTTAAAAGCTTAGTGGCTGGTAAAACTGCAAACAATTCTCATCCTCCTGCGGTAGTAGTTCAGAATTTTAGAGAAAGCTTATCGGAACCTATTGCTTCTCAATCTTCTCATCCCCCTGCGGTATTGGTTCAGAATTTTGGAGAAAGGTTATCGGAAACTATTGCTTCTCAATCTTCTCATCCTCCTGCGGTATTGGTTCAAAATTTTGGAGAAAGGTTATCGGAAACTATTGCTTCTCCCGATGGAAATGGATCACAGATAGAATCTCCGAAACGCAGTAGTACTTTTATAGATAAAAGTACAAATGAAAATGAGGACCATATAGCCAAAGTGAACGGGGAAAGTTATACACTGCGACTTATCg ATGATTTATCCGAAGCACGATCTGCTTATAGAGATCATAAACATCTTTGGAAATTTTATGTGGATTTAGAGAGATTTAAGAAGGGACTTCTACATCAAGATTAtgattatgttattaatatcttaaaaaattattcagaaatGCAAGATGAAACTACGTTATTTGTTCGCTCTTGTTGTAGTATACTTCGAACAGAGGTAAAACGTTCAGAGTACCACTTAGCAAACATCATACGTCGTACag TCCAAATGGGTACCTTCAACATTCTgggtaaaatattatttgaaataggATTAGACATTTTGACCAATTTAGTGGACAAGGAGGCCTGGGGGCTTGCATTATGGTTGATTCAATCACttcatatgtataatttaccaTACAATGCCGAGTATTTCTTGCTAACAGCTGAAATTTACTTAGCTAACAAAGAGGTCATAAAAGCATATGATTTACTTAAAT accaaaatattatatgtactaGTCGCGATAAGTGGTATGTTAAAAGTACCATTAGCGATGAGCGTGTACGGAACAAAATAATGCACATCTTATTGGATTCATTTTGTAATGAATTTATTGAACATGCCGtctttattttccaatttttactTAAAGATCAATACAGTCAGTATTACCCAATAG ATTTATCTTGTTACGtggagaaattaataatattatctttgtCAAAAAAAGACACGAATTTAATCATAGAGATGGCTAActtaatacttaaatatacttttgcgTTAAGTACAACAACGTGTCGTGCGCTAATCGCAACGTTAACTCACCTGGACGAAGGTCTAGCCAGacagatatataattacgcAGAAGGCATAGGTGTCTACCCAACAATGAAg TTGTGGCCAGTAACATAcatcattataaataatgatttgacagaagaagaaatatatcttatatttctgcaattgttaaaaaatcttatgATAAATTTTGGACATGCGATTGAGTTTGCTAAACCTCAAAGTATCAAAGTATACCTTATCCTGGAG aTAAAATATACTGAGCAGTTGTATTGCGCGGAATTGCAGAactattacaataataaagcTATTACGAACTTAAGGACATTAATCAGAAACGTTTTGAAAACTCGATTTGATCCACCTTTAGTATTAATGTCTAGCAGGAAAggtagaatatataaattacaaagcaaaagtatcataaattatttaaaaaccgaacattgtaattaa
- the LOC139808598 gene encoding RWD domain-containing protein 1 isoform X2: protein MDYKDEQRNEIEALESIYCGELETIKTEEYEPETVNGLGCRLEFTYTSKYPDEPLVISISEQENLEDGDDEKLKAHLAEQMSENLGMVMVFTLVSAAQEWLNVQWDRIKLRREETAAKKQKEEEEAERKRFEGTRVTVESFLSWKEKFDEEMGYTKRRELADREGKKLTGRELFMTDKTLDQSDLKFLDDGDAVKVDESLFQNLDDLDLDDDEDDPDYDPNISDDSA, encoded by the exons ATGGACTACAAGGATGAGCAGCGCAACGAGATCGAGGCCTTGGAGTCGATTTATTGCGGGGAATTGGAGA CGATCAAGACGGAGGAATATGAACCAGAGACTGTCAATGGTCTCGGCTGTCGATTGGAATTTACGTATACGTCCAAATATCCGGATGAGCCGCTGGTCATATCAATCTCGGAGCAGGAAAATCTCGAGGATGGCGACGACGAGAAATTGAAGGCACATCTGGCGGAACAGATGAGCGAGAATCTTGGAATGGTAATGGTCTTTACGTTGGTCAGCGCAGCTCAAGAATGGCTCAATGTACAATGGGACAGAATAAAACTGAGGAGAGAAGAGACTGCGGCGAAAAAgcagaaagaggaagaagaggcaGAAAGG AAACGATTCGAGGGAACTCGCGTAACCGTGGAATCTTTCCTAAGCTGGAAAGAGAAGTTTGATGAAGAAATGGGCTACACAAAACGGAGAGAATTGGCAGATCGCGAGGGCAAAAAGTTAACAGGCCGAGAATTATTTATGACCGACAAGACGTTGGATCAGTCGGATCTTAAATTCTTAGACGACg GCGATGCTGTAAAAGTAGATGAGAGTCTGTTCCAAAATCTGGATGATCTAGATTTAGatgacgacgaagacgaccCAGACTATGATCCAAATATCTCGGATGATAGTGCCTAA
- the LOC139808598 gene encoding RWD domain-containing protein 1 isoform X1: MDYKDEQRNEIEALESIYCGELEILATEPFYTFAIAIKTEEYEPETVNGLGCRLEFTYTSKYPDEPLVISISEQENLEDGDDEKLKAHLAEQMSENLGMVMVFTLVSAAQEWLNVQWDRIKLRREETAAKKQKEEEEAERKRFEGTRVTVESFLSWKEKFDEEMGYTKRRELADREGKKLTGRELFMTDKTLDQSDLKFLDDGDAVKVDESLFQNLDDLDLDDDEDDPDYDPNISDDSA, encoded by the exons ATGGACTACAAGGATGAGCAGCGCAACGAGATCGAGGCCTTGGAGTCGATTTATTGCGGGGAATTGGAGA TTTTAGCGACCGAGCCGTTTTACACATTTGCCATAGCGATCAAGACGGAGGAATATGAACCAGAGACTGTCAATGGTCTCGGCTGTCGATTGGAATTTACGTATACGTCCAAATATCCGGATGAGCCGCTGGTCATATCAATCTCGGAGCAGGAAAATCTCGAGGATGGCGACGACGAGAAATTGAAGGCACATCTGGCGGAACAGATGAGCGAGAATCTTGGAATGGTAATGGTCTTTACGTTGGTCAGCGCAGCTCAAGAATGGCTCAATGTACAATGGGACAGAATAAAACTGAGGAGAGAAGAGACTGCGGCGAAAAAgcagaaagaggaagaagaggcaGAAAGG AAACGATTCGAGGGAACTCGCGTAACCGTGGAATCTTTCCTAAGCTGGAAAGAGAAGTTTGATGAAGAAATGGGCTACACAAAACGGAGAGAATTGGCAGATCGCGAGGGCAAAAAGTTAACAGGCCGAGAATTATTTATGACCGACAAGACGTTGGATCAGTCGGATCTTAAATTCTTAGACGACg GCGATGCTGTAAAAGTAGATGAGAGTCTGTTCCAAAATCTGGATGATCTAGATTTAGatgacgacgaagacgaccCAGACTATGATCCAAATATCTCGGATGATAGTGCCTAA